Genomic window (Aquimarina sp. BL5):
TTCTTAGCGAAATTCCAATCATTCCCATTCCATTTGCACCTTCTGATGTATTTAAAGCAAATCTGTAGGTAACAGAGGTATCTAATCTGTGATAAGGTTTAAATCTGCTAGAATTAATTCCCTTAGGATCAATAAATGCACCATCAAGGTCATCATCATCTCTAAAAATTTTAGTAAAAGGTCTTCCAGAAGCATAGTTCCAGCCTAGGGAAAACTCAAACTTCTTAACTTGTAGGGTTTGCGAAAGATTGAATACATGGTGTTGATCATAATTACCATTATAATAAGAATCTTGTACAAATGGAAAAGATGTAATGGTTTTACTTAATGAATAACCAGCCCAAAATCTATAATTATGAATCCTTTTTTTTAATAAAAAATCGACTCCTATTCGTTCTTCTTTTCCATAAAAAATAATGGTATCATCATCATCAGGAACGGCTAGATCTAATACTAAATCACTTAAAGAAGAAATGTCTGTTATCTTTTTATAATACCCCTCTAAGTCAAAATTCCAACCTTTATAGGTGTATAAAGCTCCTAACGTAAATTGCATACTTTTTACAACATTAATAAACGGAACATTTACTTCTTCGTTGTTTGAAGAATTATTAGAAAGAATCCAAACATTATCCGCAACAGGAAGTGTTTTAATCGTTCCAAACGCACTATTATAAGTAAGGTAATTATTAAGCTGTTGGTTTTTTAGTTCCGCAGAAGTACTAAGTGTAAAGTCATTCCATAATTTATAAGAAGAAAACATTCGTGGTTCTATAAAAAAGGTATTTGCATTACTTACTTGTGATCCTCTCAAACCAATATTTACGAATGTTTTAGATGTTTTGTATTTGTATTCAGAATATATGGTATGGTTGGTACCATTACCATCAAGAGTAGTTCCGTCATCTTCAAATCCAGGATCATCAAGAAAAATAGTTTTAATTTCATATCCCGTTTGATTATAGGTAAATTGATATCCAACATCTAAAGATTCCTTTTTATTAAGAGGAAAGTGCACAGTATATTCACCCCCAATATCTTTTATTGTATTGTTATTAATTAAATTTTCTATAGAATTATTAAAAGTGCTTTTCTCGATATTATTATATCTCTGATCGTAGGATGAAAAATAGAAATTCATGTTTTGAGATATATCGTTATAATATTTTTTATCCCAATGTAAGCTAAACCCAAAATTTCTGATTTTAAGCACATCTTTAACTTCTGCTTCAATATTAGCTCCTGGGACCAAAATAGTTTTATTATTATCAAGTCTATTTTCTGCAAAGATAGAACTGAACTTTATCTTGTTATTATCATTCGGTTTCCAAAGAATTTTAAAGTTACTATCAGAAAAAGAAAAATCATCTTGTCTAGAGCGTTCTTCTGGAGTTGCCCCTTCACCGTTATCAGGAATGTTAGCACGTGTGTTCTGAAATACCTTTCTTACTAAATTATTATAAGCAATATTCTGATACAAATCGGTTGTAGATCTCCGACCAGCAAGCATCAATCCTACTGTTTTAGATAAAGGAACTTTTATATATGTGTCTAAATGAGTTAGATTAAGACCTCCTCCAGCTTTCACTTTTTCCAGAAGATCATCATCAGATTCTATAGCAATCACTCCGGATATTCTATCCCCATAGCGTACGCTAGTACCTCCTCTATATACAGTTGTGTTTTTTGTGATAAAAGGATTAAATGTGGAGATTTGATTGAAAAAATGACCATTATGATACATTTTTATTCCATCCCAGAGCACTAAATTTTGGCCTGGTGTTCCTCCACGGATGTATAATCCAGCAGGATCTTCTGTAGGACTATTAATACCAGGGAGTAATTGTAAACTCTGTAAAACATCTGGTTCTACAAGTCCAGGAAGAATTCGAAGTTTTTTAGTGGATATACTTACAGATGCATCTTGATTTTTCTGTATACCTCCTGTAGGTATTCTTTTACTAAAACCTGCCCTAAATTCTGAATTTCTGGCTGTAATCTAATAGTATCACAATTAGCAGTAAACCTAGAGATTCTGACTGTTTTGTTTTTGTATCCTAAATACGATATGGATATGGAGTCAGAAGGATGAAGTTGTAATTTAAAAACACCTTTGTTGTTAGTAAGTCCAACGGTTTGGTTATTAAAAAGAATATCTGCTTGTGGGAGTTCAAATAGAGAGATGGCATCTACAAGCACACCACAAATATCAACTACTTTGGTGTTCTTGACCAGAATATAATCGATCTCACTTACTTTTTGTAATAGATAAGAAGTCTGAAGTTCTATTATTTTTTGTAATGATCTGATAGACAGACTTTCTTTTTGTATATCTAAGAAAATATTCTTCGCAGCATCTACATCATAAGAAAGATTGAATTGCAGCTGATTTTCGAAAGCTTTTAAAACCTTTTCTAAAGACTGGTTTTCAGACGTTTTTGGTAGATCCACTTTTTGGGAATAACCTAAAACTGTATAAAAAAATATTAAAAGTGTAGTTAGTTTAAAGGATTTCACTTATTGCTTAACGATATTTCTTTTGGACTATTTAATATATACTTAATATTCATGGGATCAAAACAAGTTTTTAGTGCTTTATCAAGATCATTATGTACAAAGAAACCAGAGAATAAACGATTTAAATCAACATTTGAGTTAGTAGTAATTTGAACGTCATATTGTCTTTCTAATTCCTCGATAAGATGCTTAAGAGTAACTTGACTAAAAGTACTTTTACCACTCATCCAATTAGGCTTAGATTCCTTAATTTCCTTTGAATCTAATACGCCTTCGATATTGGATCTAACACTTTTTCCAGGAGTTAGTATAATTGCCTGTTTTGAGTTAGTTACCTTTACCTTTCCTTCAAAACAATCAACCTCTAGAAGTTTATTTCTAGAATATACATTGAATTCTGTTCCTAGTACAGTAATATCTCCATTTTTGGTTTGTACAGTAAAACTAGATCCTTTAGCGACATCAAAAAAAGCTTCTCCTTTTAGATGAATAATTCTATTTTTTTCAAAAGATTTTTTGTCATATTCTACAGAGGAATCTGCATTTAAGGTAACTAATGAGTTGTCCGGTAATGTCAGAGTTTTAGTTTCTGCCATTTCAGTATACACCTCGGTTGTCGTAAAAAATACTGTTCTTAGACCGATTAATATTACAATTACTGCTGCAGCGGTATATAACCAAAACCTTGGTTTAAGTACCTTGCTTTTAGAAGTTGCTTTATATGTTTTGTTATACTCTTTTTGATTCTCTAATCCTTTTTCGATATCAAAAGCAGGGCGTTCAAATTTTTCAACACTTTTTAAAATATCTTTATAGGCCAGATAATCTTTCGAATTTTCAAATTCTTTCTTCTCCTCTTCAGAGATATCATCTGCCAGCCATCTTCCTAGAAAATTATCTTTTTCCATAATACTTTATATTATTACTATATCTATAATAGGAAATCCAAAGACTTCCTAATGTAAAGTTTATACGTTACCTATCTTTTTTCTTAAAATTACTAATGCTAAATGCATTCTTTTTTCAACAGCTTTTACCGAAATATCTAACATTTCGGCAATCTCCTTATAGGTTTTCTTTTCAATACGATTCAAAAGAAAAACTTCTCTTTGCCCTTCTTTGAGTTCTGCGATAGCAGTATTTAAGCGATGCATAAACTCCTTTTCTTCCATCTGAAACTCTGGAGATTCGTTGGTATAGGTTTTTTGTTCAGTTGATTTATATTTTAGAACTGTTTTTTGATGCTTATAATCATTGATCGAAGCATTATTAGCTATTTTATATAGAAAACTTTTAGCTGCTCCAAAAATAATTTTAGAACAATTAGTCCAAAGTTTTGCAAAACTATCCTGTACAATATCCTGAGCTTTTTCCATATCCCCATACTTATAATATAGATAATAGCATATCTTTTCTGCGTGTTCTCTATACAGCTGTTCATATACTTTCTCATCACATACACTAATTACGTTTTCAGGCATTCTCTATAAAATTTAGGTCAATTATAAGGTAACAAGGTGTCATATATAAGTTTGTTAAATTAATAATATTACCACGAATAACCTATAGAAATTTCTGGCAAAACATTGATATATATGTCCTTTAGTCCCGAAAGTTCTTTTGTAAATTGTATATGATTCGCTGCTCCAATTGTAAAACCAGATTTAAAAACCCATTGATAACCTCCTCTAATAGAAGCTCCAATAATAAAAGTGTCATAATCTCTTGGGGTAAATATAAACGTGTTTTTATAATCTACTTCCTTATAACCTCCAATGATACCGGTTCCTATAAACCATCCTTTTGGGGCTGTTTTACGTCTTGATAGATAGTATCTGACCCCAATTTCTAGCCCTATTTCATATCCAGAGACATTTCCACCAGAAGCAAGAGATCCATTCGATATAACGTTGGTATTGGAAAAATCTCCATAACCTTGCAGTATTAACGAGAAATTATT
Coding sequences:
- a CDS encoding TonB-dependent siderophore receptor, giving the protein MTARNSEFRAGFSKRIPTGGIQKNQDASVSISTKKLRILPGLVEPDVLQSLQLLPGINSPTEDPAGLYIRGGTPGQNLVLWDGIKMYHNGHFFNQISTFNPFITKNTTVYRGGTSVRYGDRISGVIAIESDDDLLEKVKAGGGLNLTHLDTYIKVPLSKTVGLMLAGRRSTTDLYQNIAYNNLVRKVFQNTRANIPDNGEGATPEERSRQDDFSFSDSNFKILWKPNDNNKIKFSSIFAENRLDNNKTILVPGANIEAEVKDVLKIRNFGFSLHWDKKYYNDISQNMNFYFSSYDQRYNNIEKSTFNNSIENLINNNTIKDIGGEYTVHFPLNKKESLDVGYQFTYNQTGYEIKTIFLDDPGFEDDGTTLDGNGTNHTIYSEYKYKTSKTFVNIGLRGSQVSNANTFFIEPRMFSSYKLWNDFTLSTSAELKNQQLNNYLTYNSAFGTIKTLPVADNVWILSNNSSNNEEVNVPFINVVKSMQFTLGALYTYKGWNFDLEGYYKKITDISSLSDLVLDLAVPDDDDTIIFYGKEERIGVDFLLKKRIHNYRFWAGYSLSKTITSFPFVQDSYYNGNYDQHHVFNLSQTLQVKKFEFSLGWNYASGRPFTKIFRDDDDLDGAFIDPKGINSSRFKPYHRLDTSVTYRFALNTSEGANGMGMIGISLRNIYNRKNTISQGFREIQDEDFNFYLEGFENKSLRFTPDFVLRFNF
- a CDS encoding carboxypeptidase-like regulatory domain-containing protein, translated to MDLPKTSENQSLEKVLKAFENQLQFNLSYDVDAAKNIFLDIQKESLSIRSLQKIIELQTSYLLQKVSEIDYILVKNTKVVDICGVLVDAISLFELPQADILFNNQTVGLTNNKGVFKLQLHPSDSISISYLGYKNKTVRISRFTANCDTIRLQPEIQNLGQVLVKEYLQEVYRKIKMHL
- a CDS encoding FecR family protein — its product is MEKDNFLGRWLADDISEEEKKEFENSKDYLAYKDILKSVEKFERPAFDIEKGLENQKEYNKTYKATSKSKVLKPRFWLYTAAAVIVILIGLRTVFFTTTEVYTEMAETKTLTLPDNSLVTLNADSSVEYDKKSFEKNRIIHLKGEAFFDVAKGSSFTVQTKNGDITVLGTEFNVYSRNKLLEVDCFEGKVKVTNSKQAIILTPGKSVRSNIEGVLDSKEIKESKPNWMSGKSTFSQVTLKHLIEELERQYDVQITTNSNVDLNRLFSGFFVHNDLDKALKTCFDPMNIKYILNSPKEISLSNK
- a CDS encoding RNA polymerase sigma factor; the encoded protein is MPENVISVCDEKVYEQLYREHAEKICYYLYYKYGDMEKAQDIVQDSFAKLWTNCSKIIFGAAKSFLYKIANNASINDYKHQKTVLKYKSTEQKTYTNESPEFQMEEKEFMHRLNTAIAELKEGQREVFLLNRIEKKTYKEIAEMLDISVKAVEKRMHLALVILRKKIGNV
- a CDS encoding DUF3575 domain-containing protein is translated as MRKIVLTLIFVISVLSIGYSQETNNSNQDKTVSTDYKNSIRLLPLTILYGGINFEYERILKNNFSLILQGYGDFSNTNVISNGSLASGGNVSGYEIGLEIGVRYYLSRRKTAPKGWFIGTGIIGGYKEVDYKNTFIFTPRDYDTFIIGASIRGGYQWVFKSGFTIGAANHIQFTKELSGLKDIYINVLPEISIGYSW